From the Deltaproteobacteria bacterium genome, the window GCGGGGTTCATAAACTTCGGCGAAGTGTTGTTGGCCGTCCTGACAAGTAAGTCTGTGGGGGCAGAACCCCGGCGGCTCCGTTGTTCCGTGAACCGCCTCATAACAACGCAGGCCGATACATTGTTCTGTGTTAACCCCCAGCCGATCGGCCATTGCCTTATTGGCGCGAGTAATCCGGTGTTGATCATCCAGAATAGCCACCAGATCCGGGACGGTGTTGAAGGTCTGTTCCCACTCTTGCTTGGCATGGAGGATCGCTTCATGGGCCCGCCGTTTCTGCGTAACATCATGAAACACCAACACGACCCCGGTTATCCCGCCGGAGGCATCATGGATCGGCGCTGCGCTGTCTTCAATGGGAATTTTGAGACCTTTCCTGGTGATCAGGGCGGTGTCGTTAGCCATAGCGACCACCCGTTTTTCATTGAGAACCCGTGCCACCAGGTCTTCTGCCGGTTCGTGGGTCTTTTCGTTGATGATACGGAAAACCTGACCGATCGACTGGCCAAGGGCCTTTTCGCGTTGCCAGCCGGTCAGTGTGGCAGCGACCGGATTAAGAAAGGTGATCCGTCCTTCGGCATCGGTGGCCATGACCCCATCGCCGATACTGCTCAGCGTCACACGGAGCCATTCCCGATTCCGGTTCAGCTCCTCTTCAGCCCGTTTGCGATCGGTGATATCATTGATACTCGATATTACCGACAATTGGTTGTTGATCGGGATGATGTCGGCCGAAAAAAGTCCTGTGATCGTCTCTCCCGACTTTTTTCGAAATTGGAATTCCCTGTTGAGCAACCGGCCGCCCTTTGATAACTCTTTGATCGCCACCTCCCGGTCCTCCTCGTTATCCCAAAGATGCAAATCGACCGTTGTTTTTCCGATGGCCTCGGCGTACTGGTAGCCCGTGATATTCAAAAACCCGTCGTTGACTTCGATGATCTGTCCGTCGGAAAGCCGGGTAAGGGTGATGGCATAGGGAGAGGAGTGAAAGGCCTTGGCAAATTTTTCTTCCTGGGTGGTGACCTCCACGAGCAGGCGTTTATTGACCATCAGGACCAGGCTGTAAGTGAGAAGAATGAAAAGGATTTGATAGGAGAACACCATAAGGGATTCAAAAGTGCCGGATTGAAAAAAATCGGTTACCGCCTGCGCCCCGGCGAAAAATCCGGTTATCCGCCCCAGACTGACCAGGCAGTATCCCCCAAAAACCAGGCCCACACCAAGCGTCAACCGCCGCATGGCAGGGTCGATTTGGTAGACCAGGAACCACAGGCATTGAAAACAGATAATCAGCAGCCCGGTGGACACATTGAGATTTCTGGCAGGCAGGCTGGGTTGAACGAGGGTAAAATAGGTGTGCACCAAAGCAAAAACCGCCAGCAGCAGATAATTGTGGACTTGGGGGATCTTCTTCCCGACAAAGCTTCTCAGGCCCACATAGCCCATGATGGCGCCCCCGATCACCAGGGTATTGGAGAGAACCATGGACAATAAGTCCGGGATCCTGCCGCGCAGGATGATCAGAAACATCGCCGCCGTTTGAAAGGCAAAATCGAACACCCAAAAACCCGATCCCGCAAACCGTTTACGACTCTGGCGCCACAACGATAAAATGACCAGCAGGCAGACGATATCGGTGATCATATTGCCAAAGAGGATTGTTCGCATATCCAGTAAAGGCATCTTCCCTCCGGCGGCGCCTTCTAATTTTCTTTTCCGATTATGGCGCCGGGTTTGACCCCACAAATCCTGTCGGAAAATAGTTTTGAATTTTCAAAAAGCTAATAAAAGAACTTTCAAATTTCGGACTCCTTAAAAATCTTGCTGTGTGATCGACAAAACTTTGTCGATGTTGATTCACTAAGTGCCTAAGGGTATCTAGGGGTTATGGAAAATATAGACTCATTTTCAGCTACTTGCAAGAACTTTTTCATAAACTGAGCGGCTTTTGATATCCTCATTCAACGATAAAAAGGGTTTGATGGAAATTTTCTTTTTTTGAAAATGATGAAACTTTCTGATATGATCCAGAAAACTGTTCGATAATTTGTTAGTAACTAAAGAATATAATTCTACGCAAAATGGATAGAATTTCTTAAAAAACACACCTTGGACCCGGACCAATTGAGGTTTTATTAACATGTTTTGTATATCCAAAATCTTCGTTCCGGCTGGTCCGGGTTGGGTATGAATCAAACCACTCAAAGAGGAGATGCAGACCATGAGTTCATCAAACAGCCCAAAAGACTGCTTTGGAGATCAGGGAGGATCAATACTATATGGTGAGGCTCCTGAGAAGTGTTTAAACTGCAATATATTTGACAAGTGCCACAAAATTACAATTGCATCAACGTTGCAGGCAATTGGCGTAGATTTGGGTTTGCTTATTCAGAATGGCCTTGCATCTGGATGGCTGAAGGCATTCAAGGAACTCGACGACAAGGAGAAGGAGAACAAGGAGGCCGAATAGGAACAATAGCATTAGAAACCCAGAACCTAACCATTCACTGAACCGGACGGCGAAATAGCACGGTGCCTGCCCCGGGCATGAGGGTTTAATATCAAAACTGTCTATCTCAAATCAAAAAGCTCCTTTAGCGCTTTCTCCAAGGCAGAGAGATCTTTCATGGAAAA encodes:
- a CDS encoding PAS domain S-box protein, with the protein product MPLLDMRTILFGNMITDIVCLLVILSLWRQSRKRFAGSGFWVFDFAFQTAAMFLIILRGRIPDLLSMVLSNTLVIGGAIMGYVGLRSFVGKKIPQVHNYLLLAVFALVHTYFTLVQPSLPARNLNVSTGLLIICFQCLWFLVYQIDPAMRRLTLGVGLVFGGYCLVSLGRITGFFAGAQAVTDFFQSGTFESLMVFSYQILFILLTYSLVLMVNKRLLVEVTTQEEKFAKAFHSSPYAITLTRLSDGQIIEVNDGFLNITGYQYAEAIGKTTVDLHLWDNEEDREVAIKELSKGGRLLNREFQFRKKSGETITGLFSADIIPINNQLSVISSINDITDRKRAEEELNRNREWLRVTLSSIGDGVMATDAEGRITFLNPVAATLTGWQREKALGQSIGQVFRIINEKTHEPAEDLVARVLNEKRVVAMANDTALITRKGLKIPIEDSAAPIHDASGGITGVVLVFHDVTQKRRAHEAILHAKQEWEQTFNTVPDLVAILDDQHRITRANKAMADRLGVNTEQCIGLRCYEAVHGTTEPPGFCPHRLTCQDGQQHFAEVYEPRLNGHFLVSTTPLRNLQGQFIGSAHIARDITERKQAEETLRKAHNELEKRVRERTVELSEAVQRLRTEVNQRQQLEATLRKSESQVRFFASQCLTAQETERKRVAGELHDSIAASLSALKIRIEKIGEGMNQGHDSPESLQELIPLVKEITKEVRRIMADLRPAVLDDLGLVAAMNWFCREYEKTYSRISVEKQIGISEEEVPDSLKTPIFRIFQEAMNNIAKYSRASGVNLSLGKENHKIQMTIRDNGQGFDRETIRKGMGLSTMRERAQLSGGTFVLESAVGKGTIIRAAWSI